The Meiothermus sp. CFH 77666 genomic interval CTTTTTTTGCGCCACTCACGCCACATTTGCTATGCAATCCCCCAGGGATAATCGGGTCATGCGCCTGCTGGCTTTCGCGTTGCTCTGGCTGGGCGTGGCCCTGGCCCACTTCGCCACGCCCCTGCCTGATGACAAAATTGCGCCTCCAGCACGTCAGTTTGGCCTGCCGCTGCAAGGGCCACCGGGCCCTGATAGCTGGCTTCTGGGGCAGCTTTACGGCAATACCACCGGCGCGTATCGGCAACGTACCAGTGCCTACCGCGCGGGGCAGGGCATTCACTTCGGCCTGGACTTCTCGGCCCGTTGTGGCACCCCTGTGGTAGCCATTGGGGATGGGGTGGTGGTGGAGGTAGATGGGCCGCACGGCTCCCCTCCGCACAACCTGGTGATTGACCACGGCAATGGGCTGGCCAGCCTTTATGGGCATCTGCTCGAGCGCCCTCCACTGCGGGTGGGCACCAGGGTACGGCGCGGGCAGGTAGTGGGCAAGGTAGGCGATTCGCAGTTCAGTTGCACCGCCGCTCCCCACCTGCACTTAGAAATCCGCGACAGCTCCCACCAACGCTTTTTCAACCCGATTCCCTACATCGCTGCCGACTGGGAGACGCTCACTTTGGTGGGGGGGTTCTCGAGGGGTTTTCAGCGCGACCTGGACGACCCCCGCCGCTGGCAGTACCCCGACCAGCAGCCGCAAGCCCGGCGCGGCGGCCCCCTGCTCAACAACTACGCTCGAGCCTGGCCGGCAACACAGAGCAGTAAACCGGCGCTCAATGCTTTGGCAAACCGTTTTGCCGGTTTACCCGGTCTGGCCCTGTTTTCCAGTGCAACACGGCTGGAGTTCACCCGCACCTCTACCCCCCGCCGCCTGACCTCTGGCGGCTGCTGCGTGAGCCCCCTCTGGAGCCCGGACTCCCGTACGGTGCTCTTTCTCGACAAGCCAAACCCCCAAAGCCCCGCTGCACTGTATGGGGTTTCGGCACTGGAGCCTGGCCCCCCCAAACCCCTGCTGCCCGTTGCCCATTACAACCCCCGCTTTACCCATGCCCTGCTGCCCGGAAGGCCCAGTCTGATCGAGCAATTGTCGGATGGGCAACGCTTTTACCTCGAGACCGAGGGCGGCAACGTGGCCTGGTCGCCCAGCAGCCAGCGGCTGGCCTGGAACACCACCCAGCCCGAGGGCAACTTTGACCGGCGTCGCTCGGAGGTCTGGGTCGCCTTGTTGGGGGGAGTGCCCCAGCGCGTGGCCACGGTGTATGGCGGCGGGCTCACGGGCTGGCTGGACGAGGAAACCCTCTTGCTCACGGGCAAACGCGCCCCACAGGAGGCCCTTCGGAACCTCGAGACCCTTCACCTCCCCACCGGGGAGCGCCGCATCCTAGCCCGCGCCATGGGTATGCGCAGCATCCTCCCCAGCCCCGATGGGCGCTGGGTGGTCTACTACGTGGCCTTCGACCGCTCAGAGCGCAATGGTCTTTTTGCCGTCTCCCGCAAGGGCGAACAGCGCAAACTGAGCTGGTTTGGCTCCTACCGCTGGCGGGATAGCCAACGGCTGGTCTACATTCCCCTGGTCTTGGGACAGCCCACCCACCGCCTCTTTGAGTACGACCTGCAAAACAACACCGCCCGCCTGCTGGCCGACCTGGGTGCAAAGGTGCTGAACGACCAGTGGCAGGTCTCGCCCGATGGGCAAAGGGTGGTTTTTTTGAGCAGCCAGGATCGCAACCTGTGGGCGCTCGAGCTGCCCTAAACTTCAATCTGCGCGAAACGGGCGTTCTCCTCGATGAACTCACGGCGGGGCTGCACGTCGGAGCCCATCAGGTCATCGAAAATCTGGGCTGCGTAGGAAGCATCCTTCATGTCCACCTTCTTGAGCACCCGCCGGGCGGGATCCATGGTGGTCTCCCAGAGCTGCTCGGCGTTCATCTCACCCAGGCCCTTGAAGCGCTGGATTTCGTAGGGCTTGTCGCCAATGCTGGCCAGGGCTTTCTTAAGCGCTTCATCGTCGAAGATGTACTCGATATTCTTGCTCTTGCCCACCCGCAGGCCATACAGCGGGGGCTGGGCCACATAGAGATAACCCTGCTCGATGATGGGACGCATGTAGCGGTAGAAGAAGGTGAGCAGCAGGGTGCGGATGTGGGAGCCGTCCACGTCGGCATCGGTCATGATGATGATCTTGTGGTAGCGCAGGTCTTCAATGTTGAAGTGGGCCTCTTCGTTGTCCTTGCCGCCAATGCCTGCGCCAATGGCTGCGACCATGGCCCGCACTTCGGCGTTTTTGAGGGCTTTGTTGAGGCCTGCTTTCTCCACGTTCAGAATTTTCCCGCGCAAAGGCAGAATGGCCTGGAAGCGGCGGTCACGGCCACTCTTGGCGCTGCCCCCCGCCGAGTCCCCCTCTACAATGAAGAGTTCGGCTTCGGCAGGGTCTTCGGACTGACAGTCGGCCAGCTTACCCGGCAGGTCGTCGGACTCGAGGGGGTTGGCGCGGCGAACCAGCTCACGGGCCTTGCGGGCGGCCTCACGGGCCTGGGCTGCACGCTGGGCTTTCTCGTAAATGAGCTTGGCAATGCGGGGGTTCTCCTCGAGGTACTCAGAAAACTTCTCGTAAACCACCTTGCTGACCGCCGTACCCGCTTCGGGGTTCAGAAGCTTGCCCTTGGTCTGGCCCTCGAACTGCGGCTGGGGAATCTTGACCGAAATGACGCAGGAAAGACCCTCTAAAAGGTCATCGCCGGTGGGCTCCAAATCCTTTACCAGCCCGGCTTTTTTGGCGTAAGTGTTGATGGCACGGGTGTAGGCCGTTTTGAAGCCCGAAACATGGGTGCCACCATCCACCGTCGGAATCATGTTGGCAAAGCTGACCAGGTTGACGCTATACCCCTTGGTGTGTACCAGACCCACCTCTACCCCAACGGTTTCGACCTGGCCCTGCAACAAAACCGGCTTGTCGTAGAGCAGTTCCTCGCCGTCGGCGCGGTACTTGGCAAAGGAGCCCACCCCACCCTTATCGAAGAAGACCTCTTCCTTCTGGTGAATTTCGTCTTTGAAAACCAGCTTGAGGCCGGCTACCAGGAAGGAGACCTCGCGCAGCCGCACCCGCAGTCGGCTGGCTTCAAACTTCTGTTCGCTCCCGAAAATTTGCGGGTCGGGCAAAAAAGTAACGCGGGTGCCGCGCTTACCCTTAGGGGCATCGCCCAGCACATGCAAGGGTTTGGTGACATCCCCCCGACTGA includes:
- a CDS encoding DNA topoisomerase subunit B, with the translated sequence MSTEVTANYDASAIKVLKGLEGVRHRPAMYIGGTQADGYHHLFKEILDNAVDEALAGFASEIVTTLHSDGSITVEDNGRGIPVDIMPEEQKPAVEVIYTVLHAGGKFEEGAYKVSGGLHGVGASVVNALAEYTRVEVFRDGKHYLIEFSRGDVTKPLHVLGDAPKGKRGTRVTFLPDPQIFGSEQKFEASRLRVRLREVSFLVAGLKLVFKDEIHQKEEVFFDKGGVGSFAKYRADGEELLYDKPVLLQGQVETVGVEVGLVHTKGYSVNLVSFANMIPTVDGGTHVSGFKTAYTRAINTYAKKAGLVKDLEPTGDDLLEGLSCVISVKIPQPQFEGQTKGKLLNPEAGTAVSKVVYEKFSEYLEENPRIAKLIYEKAQRAAQAREAARKARELVRRANPLESDDLPGKLADCQSEDPAEAELFIVEGDSAGGSAKSGRDRRFQAILPLRGKILNVEKAGLNKALKNAEVRAMVAAIGAGIGGKDNEEAHFNIEDLRYHKIIIMTDADVDGSHIRTLLLTFFYRYMRPIIEQGYLYVAQPPLYGLRVGKSKNIEYIFDDEALKKALASIGDKPYEIQRFKGLGEMNAEQLWETTMDPARRVLKKVDMKDASYAAQIFDDLMGSDVQPRREFIEENARFAQIEV
- a CDS encoding M23 family metallopeptidase; this encodes MRLLAFALLWLGVALAHFATPLPDDKIAPPARQFGLPLQGPPGPDSWLLGQLYGNTTGAYRQRTSAYRAGQGIHFGLDFSARCGTPVVAIGDGVVVEVDGPHGSPPHNLVIDHGNGLASLYGHLLERPPLRVGTRVRRGQVVGKVGDSQFSCTAAPHLHLEIRDSSHQRFFNPIPYIAADWETLTLVGGFSRGFQRDLDDPRRWQYPDQQPQARRGGPLLNNYARAWPATQSSKPALNALANRFAGLPGLALFSSATRLEFTRTSTPRRLTSGGCCVSPLWSPDSRTVLFLDKPNPQSPAALYGVSALEPGPPKPLLPVAHYNPRFTHALLPGRPSLIEQLSDGQRFYLETEGGNVAWSPSSQRLAWNTTQPEGNFDRRRSEVWVALLGGVPQRVATVYGGGLTGWLDEETLLLTGKRAPQEALRNLETLHLPTGERRILARAMGMRSILPSPDGRWVVYYVAFDRSERNGLFAVSRKGEQRKLSWFGSYRWRDSQRLVYIPLVLGQPTHRLFEYDLQNNTARLLADLGAKVLNDQWQVSPDGQRVVFLSSQDRNLWALELP